The stretch of DNA TTTATAATGTGTTGCtatgttttttccttttatttcataACTAATTTGTATAATTGATCTTCCTCATCAGAGTTAGCTGGCATACTCAGGTaactgttgtttttttttttctggtaatCATAATAGGTTCTTTTAAATTTAGAAACTATGATCCAATTTGTTTAGATACAGAAGTTTAACACTTAAATTTCCTGCTAAAGAAAGGAAATGCCTGTTTAACTTAAAAAACAAAAGAACATGCTTTCACTATTATAACTGATAGATATCAGAGTATGGGTGACGTTGCAGTAGTTTTCCTGAAAACAAACAGATTGAATAATTGTTTTTGTCCCCGAGTATCATAATTGTGAGGATCGGGCATACTAATCCCTCTATAGAAGTAGTTTTTAGTGGTCATAAATCatataatttgagaaattctTGCTTGGTCAGTTCATTACATCTTAGTTGATGCAGAGCCTTTTTTTCCTCAACCTGGAGAAAACATATGATATCAAATTGACAATATGTAGTAATAAGAATTTAGATGGAATTATACAACttaaaagctaaatcaaatgttataTGAGAACTCCATGGTTGCACTTTTTCTTTTGATGGTTGAAGTTATCCATTTTTTTCGCCATCTCTTCATCAGAGAAGTTATCAAATGAAATGTCTGTAAGATGTTCAATTTGGATGACTGaggtttattttaatatttatcatcTAGTCTAGTTATTTCATGCCCATGATGGCAAAATAAGGGTTGTGATACTATTTACACTTGAGGAGAAAGAGCTGGTGGCAGCTGTAAACTGCTAGTGGTGGGCCGGCATTAGTAAGGCTGAAATATGTGTCATGCAAAAAACTAATTAGTTTGTGTGAGGAAAGCTGAACTTTGTTTGATGGAGAAAATATTAGAATATgtggaaccactttaaaaatgccATTCTAgttctttattttatttctaGTGAATTCTGCAAACAACAATGAAACACCCTTCTGCCAACTCTTCTCTCTTTCCCTCCTTTTATTTCAATTTGTATCTGTGTACAACCATTGCTTTTCATTTGAATGCAGAATATTTCCATACAAACTTCTATTGTGAATGAGATCAGCTAAGAGTTCAGATATCAGGGAGTAACTAGTTTACAAGTTCCAGATGCTGTAAATCTCAGTGCCTTGTAACTTCATAATTTCCTGGACAATTTTACTTAAGGAATCAAGGTTATTTCGAACATCGATGCAATAGTAACCACCATGAAAGTATTACTAAGTTTCAGCATCATTGTTATTCTTTGTGACAGTACTAAAATCGGCAATTATGTTTAGTACCCAAAGTAGCCCTTACCATTGTCCATATTATGAATTTGTTCCTAGATTAGCACAGAGAATAACAGAAAAGTGCTTACTGATTTCAGGTCCAGCTTTTGTTGGATATACCTTCACAGGATCCCTTATATGGAATGAAGTCTGAGATTCTGAAGAAGCATTGTTGGCCAAGGACGACCACAAATGCTGATAAATCCAACACTACTGGAAATTCCTTTATTGTCAAGTTGGTGATTTGGTTCATCTAGTTATTTATCAATTCTTTTTGTTCGAGTGACTCATCGTGTTTACAattgttttgatgaaaaaaaaggACTTATCAGAAATATAACCCAGTTAATAGTTGAGTGGAAAACATCATCAGTTAGATTTCACACATGGAAGTGATGAAGAACATTACTCGGGAGTATTCCATACACCACTGGACTGAGCCTCACGTGGTTTCTATTAGGGTATGATTTTAGGTTTTGCATTGAATCTTGGGTCTTGGCAACACCAAACCTTTGGTGGGAGAGGATGACATTCCAGACCATCTCACTTTCGGTTTGGGAGGATAATTGTGTTGGTTTATAGGGATAGATGAGTTGCCATTAATTTATGCCAAGACATTTCGGTTCACATGGTTTCAATCCTTTAATTTATTAGGTTTTAAATTATTCGGTTCCGTAGGAGATCTTATAAATGATTCATTTATAAGGTCTTAATTGCTCCTCTTTGTAAGAGTGAATTTGATATTATACCCTTTATGGTCATATTGCTGATTCTACAACTCTGTTGTTGGTCATGATGATGCATTTTAGGGCTGTCTTATATGAAGGTTTGTTTGCATAGCAGTTGACATTATGCTTGCACTCACAAGTGCATATGTCTCAAGGTTACAAATGAACTATAGGCAACTCAAAAATTGATCTCATTGTCTACATTAGGGAAGTCAAATCTGCTAATGGAAAAGGGAAGGGTATTCCACAAGCCCTCCGTGCATTTGCCAGGGTTCTATCTGCTACATCAGTTGAAGGTCATAGTCATCTTTTACCACAAAAATGTGGATTCCCATTAGAATTATTTCCTTCTGCTTGATGAAGATAATCtttatttcttgataaaatttgtaTCTGCAGAACTACAATCTCTGGTCACTGAGGCTACCGAAAATGATGGTCGGCTAGCTCGGCGCCCTTTAAAGAGCAATGAAAGGGAGATTCAGGCACATCACATCTTGTGTTCTCGACTTCTGCACATGATTCATGGTCATGATGTTGCTCTGAAGGTAAATTAAATTCCAGTATACAGCAAGTTATTGTATGATTGGAAGTTGGAATGTTTATCCTCCACAAATTATGTCTGCATTAACATTTACGGACTACATAACGGCATATGGATGCTACtattaagaaaaaagaaaatttgttCCTTCACAAACATATGCACATGAAGTTAAATAATTAAACTCCAATCCTCTAGGTTGAAAACAAAGATTACCTGTTAAAGATATGCTTGATTGATCATTTGCATGACCATGATGTTCAAAGATCTCTGTTTGTTCTGCAGGTTGTCAAAAACAGATGATGGTAGGTTAGTACATATAAGCTTTCATATATTTTAGGattgatttcttttttccttttattattttattattagcaaCATACTATTTCTACCTTTGTTACATACAGTGTTGGCCGATagcttctttttttcttgttgGTTCTATAAAGGCTTCAATTGACATGGAAACTTGGGTCCTTATAACACACGGGTTAAGAATTACATTAACAGAATCAATGATGCCATCATTCTGTGTAAGACCTCATAGTCCAGTATAGCAAAGTCCTAATCTACTCCTGACATACTTTTATAGTCTGTGTTACTTGTTTTCTGTCGAGTCATTACTAATGTTTACCTGTTTCAGCAGGAACTTAAATTTGTGGATGCTTTTGATTGTAATAACCAGCAATCTCTTAGGACTCGAATGGCAAAGGATCTTCTTAATGGAGAGCTTCGAGTGATGAAGTCCACCTATGCCTGGTTGACAAATTACTGCACAAGTTTGTCGGTGCCTAAGGAGGTAAGCTTGTGCGGCAAAGAATTTTCGTTAACCTCGTTGGGGGACGGTGAACTTGGTTAATTTTCTCACATTCAGttacaaacttttttttttttggtcttttTTCCAGATATATACTTCATCTTGAGAGTTGCATGATCTATGTCAACACGACACTTGAGTCCAGAGTTCATGGGCAGAGAGTTCCTGGGCAGTGATGTATGCATGTTCATTCCGTTTTTTGAGAAACGAAGAATTAGAGTCATTTTGTTGCTGTATATtttaaaggaaaaagaaagaaagaaagaagattgTTGTGCATTAATAGATATTTATTTGGTTTTTGTTTTAGATGACAACTATTTGTTTGGAGGTTGCTAAATCAGATTTTGATTGTATGCGGTGAAAATTGATTCAGATataatttgattctttttttGAGTCGGTCTCGAGCCAAGTTTTACGAATTCGATCCAAATCCTGTAAGATTGTATAGAGACATTCTCAACAATGCCCTTATGATGCTAAGTTGTATATACGGATAAAATTGTAaacaaggtgttcgatgtaatgctcgcATATGTCTTTATCTTTagt from Musa acuminata AAA Group cultivar baxijiao chromosome BXJ2-11, Cavendish_Baxijiao_AAA, whole genome shotgun sequence encodes:
- the LOC135626911 gene encoding fructose-bisphosphate aldolase-lysine N-methyltransferase, chloroplastic-like isoform X5; the protein is MHNAIFWSKDELEMVQESAIYQETINLQAHIKKEYSVLGPVLEQFPYVFGDVHLMDFMHAYALVTSRAWDTSKGVSLIPFADFLNHDGTCDAVLLSDVHNEISEVIADRDYAVGEQVMIRYGKFSNATLLLDFGFTLPYNKYDQVQLLLDIPSQDPLYGMKSEILKKHCWPRTTTNADKSNTTGNSFIVKEVKSANGKGKGIPQALRAFARVLSATSVEELQSLVTEATENDGRLARRPLKSNEREIQAHHILCSRLLHMIHGHDVALKELKFVDAFDCNNQQSLRTRMAKDLLNGELRVMKSTYAWLTNYCTSLSVPKEIYTSS
- the LOC135626911 gene encoding uncharacterized protein LOC135626911 isoform X7 codes for the protein MTRFSCQRFVICNSRHLFCNSAFAKAHFSRSKCAVLLLESYLTGMGHLQGCIFDFLNHDGTCDAVLLSDVHNEISEVIADRDYAVGEQVNCVQYFNVMIRYGKFSNATLLLDFGFTLPYNKYDQVQLLLDIPSQDPLYGMKSEILKKHCWPRTTTNADKSNTTGNSFIVKEVKSANGKGKGIPQALRAFARVLSATSVEELQSLVTEATENDGRLARRPLKSNEREIQAHHILCSRLLHMIHGHDVALKELKFVDAFDCNNQQSLRTRMAKDLLNGELRVMKSTYAWLTNYCTSLSVPKEIYTSS
- the LOC135626911 gene encoding fructose-bisphosphate aldolase-lysine N-methyltransferase, chloroplastic-like isoform X4; amino-acid sequence: MHNAIFWSKDELEMVQESAIYQETINLQAHIKKEYSVLGPVLEQFPYVFGDVHLMDFMHAYALVTSRAWDTSKGVSLIPFADFLNHDGTCDAVLLSDVHNEISEVIADRDYAVGEQVNCVQYFNVMIRYGKFSNATLLLDFGFTLPYNKYDQVQLLLDIPSQDPLYGMKSEILKKHCWPRTTTNADKSNTTGNSFIVKEVKSANGKGKGIPQALRAFARVLSATSVEELQSLVTEATENDGRLARRPLKSNEREIQAHHILCSRLLHMIHGHDVALKELKFVDAFDCNNQQSLRTRMAKDLLNGELRVMKSTYAWLTNYCTSLSVPKEIYTSS
- the LOC135626911 gene encoding uncharacterized protein LOC135626911 isoform X6, which gives rise to MHNAIFWSKDELEMVQESAIYQETINLQAHIKKEYSVLGPVLEQFPYVFGDVHLMDFMHAYALGIYSAILHLQRHIFQGANVQFCYLKVTSRAWDTSKGVSLIPFADFLNHDGTCDAVLLSDVHNEISEVIADRDYAVGEQVQLLLDIPSQDPLYGMKSEILKKHCWPRTTTNADKSNTTGNSFIVKEVKSANGKGKGIPQALRAFARVLSATSVEELQSLVTEATENDGRLARRPLKSNEREIQAHHILCSRLLHMIHGHDVALKELKFVDAFDCNNQQSLRTRMAKDLLNGELRVMKSTYAWLTNYCTSLSVPKEIYTSS
- the LOC135626911 gene encoding uncharacterized protein LOC135626911 isoform X8 translates to MTRFSCQRFVICNSRHLFCNSAFAKAHFSRSKCAVLLLESYLTGMGHLQGCIFDFLNHDGTCDAVLLSDVHNEISEVIADRDYAVGEQVMIRYGKFSNATLLLDFGFTLPYNKYDQVQLLLDIPSQDPLYGMKSEILKKHCWPRTTTNADKSNTTGNSFIVKEVKSANGKGKGIPQALRAFARVLSATSVEELQSLVTEATENDGRLARRPLKSNEREIQAHHILCSRLLHMIHGHDVALKELKFVDAFDCNNQQSLRTRMAKDLLNGELRVMKSTYAWLTNYCTSLSVPKEIYTSS
- the LOC135626911 gene encoding uncharacterized protein LOC135626911 isoform X1; translation: MHNAIFWSKDELEMVQESAIYQETINLQAHIKKEYSVLGPVLEQFPYVFGDVHLMDFMHAYALGIYSAILHLQRHIFQGANVQFCYLKVTSRAWDTSKGVSLIPFADFLNHDGTCDAVLLSDVHNEISEVIADRDYAVGEQVNCVQYFNVMIRYGKFSNATLLLDFGFTLPYNKYDQVQLLLDIPSQDPLYGMKSEILKKHCWPRTTTNADKSNTTGNSFIVKEVKSANGKGKGIPQALRAFARVLSATSVEELQSLVTEATENDGRLARRPLKSNEREIQAHHILCSRLLHMIHGHDVALKELKFVDAFDCNNQQSLRTRMAKDLLNGELRVMKSTYAWLTNYCTSLSVPKEIYTSS
- the LOC135626911 gene encoding uncharacterized protein LOC135626911 isoform X3, whose amino-acid sequence is MVQESAIYQETINLQAHIKKEYSVLGPVLEQFPYVFGDVHLMDFMHAYALGIYSAILHLQRHIFQGANVQFCYLKVTSRAWDTSKGVSLIPFADFLNHDGTCDAVLLSDVHNEISEVIADRDYAVGEQVNCVQYFNVMIRYGKFSNATLLLDFGFTLPYNKYDQVQLLLDIPSQDPLYGMKSEILKKHCWPRTTTNADKSNTTGNSFIVKEVKSANGKGKGIPQALRAFARVLSATSVEELQSLVTEATENDGRLARRPLKSNEREIQAHHILCSRLLHMIHGHDVALKELKFVDAFDCNNQQSLRTRMAKDLLNGELRVMKSTYAWLTNYCTSLSVPKEIYTSS
- the LOC135626911 gene encoding uncharacterized protein LOC135626911 isoform X2, whose translation is MHNAIFWSKDELEMVQESAIYQETINLQAHIKKEYSVLGPVLEQFPYVFGDVHLMDFMHAYALGIYSAILHLQRHIFQGANVQFCYLKVTSRAWDTSKGVSLIPFADFLNHDGTCDAVLLSDVHNEISEVIADRDYAVGEQVMIRYGKFSNATLLLDFGFTLPYNKYDQVQLLLDIPSQDPLYGMKSEILKKHCWPRTTTNADKSNTTGNSFIVKEVKSANGKGKGIPQALRAFARVLSATSVEELQSLVTEATENDGRLARRPLKSNEREIQAHHILCSRLLHMIHGHDVALKELKFVDAFDCNNQQSLRTRMAKDLLNGELRVMKSTYAWLTNYCTSLSVPKEIYTSS